The proteins below are encoded in one region of Rhododendron vialii isolate Sample 1 chromosome 7a, ASM3025357v1:
- the LOC131334703 gene encoding basic leucine zipper 23-like, with amino-acid sequence MDDGEIEIPDQGFLSNPYPSSTIQTSSSIDSFLDEFLKKTRTCTHNHTCNSPGPYSAHTHTCYHTHTRLFPSGEENPVGRQQRPLGNREAVRKYREKKKAHTAYLEEEVKKLRLLNQQLVRKLQGQAILKAEISRLRGLLTDLRGKIDGELGVFSLCNPTSSFKEGGCGLDSNGSALVLECGNEVPCFHPYLGASVVASGGGGGGKIADLAVPWEENCQPTVINCRANTNDVVSAEEI; translated from the coding sequence ATGGATGATGGTGAGATAGAGATTCCAGACCAGGGTTTTCTATCAAATCCCTATCCTTCCAGTACCATTCAGACATCTTCATCAATAGACTCATTTCTTGAtgaattcttgaaaaaaacaagaacatgCACTCACAACCACACGTGCAACTCTCCAGGCCCCTACTCAGCCCACACCCACACATGCTACCACACCCACACCCGGTTATTTCCCTCCGGAGAAGAAAATCCAGTGGGAAGACAACAGAGGCCTTTAGGGAACAGAGAAGCGGTGCGAAAGtacagagagaagaagaaagcacACACGGCTTACTTAGAAGAGGAAGTCAAGAAACTGAGGCTGTTGAACCAGCAGTTGGTTAGGAAACTACAAGGGCAGGCGATTCTCAAAGCCGAAATCTCGAGGCTGAGAGGGTTATTGACAGATCTCAGAGGGAAGATTGACGGTGAATTGGGTGTTTTCTCATTGTGCAATCCTACTTCTAGTTTTAAGGAAGGTGGTTGTGGGTTGGACTCGAATGGGAGTGCATTGGTGTTAGAGTGTGGGAATGAGGTTCCATGCTTTCATCCTTATTTGGGTGCATCTGTGGtggctagtggtggtggtggaggtgggaaGATAGCGGACCTAGCTGTTCCATGGGAAGAGAATTGTCAACCGACGGTGATCAACTGTCGAGCTAACACAAATGATGTAGTGAGTGCTGAAGAAATCTGA
- the LOC131334702 gene encoding uncharacterized protein LOC131334702 — MTRLLSKAFPYVKPHHIHHHHHLGSSPNPNKPSKFSPSSPLRPSYSPSPSSSSSLKHSWLVYLILSTNTPIKTYVGVTTNFSRRLRQHNGELKGGAKASCIGKPWVCACIIQGFMDRSEACAFESKWKIFSRKLPRKKKIDETEKQLDNGSLLLLQHRQAALNRVKSSINCNHLEILWQLDPW; from the exons ATGACGAGATTACTATCAAAAGCATTCCCATATGTGAAACCCCATCAtattcatcatcatcatcatcttggTAGTAGCCCTAACCCTAATAAACCATCAAAATTTTCTCCCTCCTCACCTCTACGACCTAGTTATTCCCCGTCACCATCATCTTCGTCTTCATTGAAGCATTCATGGTTGGTATACCTCATTCTCTCCACCAATACCCCAATCAAAACATATGTTGGCGTCACCACCAATTTCTCTCGCCg CCTTAGACAACATAACGGTGAACTGAAAGGTGGTGCAAAAGCTTCCTGTATTGGAAAGCCATGGGTTTGTGCATGCATTATTCAAGGATTTATGGACCGAAGTGAAG CATGTGCGTTTGAATCAAAATGGAAGATCTTTTCAAGGAAGCTGCcccggaaaaagaaaattgatgagACGGAGAAACAACTTGACAATGGCTCACTTTTGCTACTGCAACATAGGCAAGCAGCTCTAAATAGGGTCAAAAGTTCGATCAATTGCAATCACTTAGAAATTCTCTGGCAATTGGATCCTTGGTGA